One window of the Tautonia marina genome contains the following:
- the fae gene encoding formaldehyde-activating enzyme produces MASDHTLLVGEALVGDGNEVAHIDLMIGTKTGPVGAAFANALSNQSHGHTNLLAVLEPNLAVKPATVLITKVTIKGLDQAVLMFGPAQYAVAKAVADCVADGTIPADKAEDLCIVCGVFIHPEAKDKDKINQYNYEATKLSIQRAMKGEPAASEVVAKKDAAKHPFA; encoded by the coding sequence ATGGCAAGCGATCATACCCTGCTCGTTGGTGAAGCCCTTGTCGGTGACGGAAACGAGGTCGCCCACATCGACCTGATGATCGGCACCAAGACCGGTCCGGTCGGCGCTGCCTTCGCCAATGCCCTGTCCAACCAGTCGCATGGTCACACGAACCTGCTGGCGGTGCTGGAGCCGAACCTGGCCGTCAAGCCGGCCACGGTGCTGATTACCAAGGTCACGATCAAGGGGCTCGATCAGGCCGTCCTGATGTTCGGCCCCGCCCAGTACGCCGTGGCCAAGGCCGTGGCCGACTGCGTGGCCGACGGCACCATCCCGGCCGACAAGGCTGAGGACCTGTGCATTGTCTGTGGCGTCTTCATTCACCCGGAAGCCAAGGACAAGGACAAGATCAACCAGTACAACTACGAGGCCACCAAGCTGTCGATTCAGCGCGCCATGAAGGGCGAACCGGCTGCCTCGGAAGTGGTTGCGAAGAAGGACGCCGCGAAGCACCCGTTCGCCTGA
- a CDS encoding lysophospholipid acyltransferase family protein, which yields MFPKPARVKRRNRFVDYAAYLGVRLVVFIAQSLSMRQSYALADAIAALVYKIDKRHRQVAMENLEHAFGDTYTDEQRDQIVRGVYRHFLRMVMEMLHIPKRLHLTTWRKFITLKGHEPVIERLLKGGPMIMLTGHYGNWEMAGYMFGAFGFPPHSVARVLDNPYLERYLKEFREQTGQKMIAKRGGSDEMLDVLQSGGLLSMLGDQDAGPKGLFVDFFGRPASTFKAIALLAIEFNAPIVVGGARRIGDDFQYLVEVEEIIDVNAENSSPDLIPELTQRYTAALERMVRRDPTQYLWLHRRWKNQPRAKRSKAAA from the coding sequence ATGTTCCCCAAGCCCGCCCGCGTCAAGCGTCGCAACCGATTCGTCGACTACGCCGCATATCTCGGCGTCCGGTTGGTTGTCTTTATTGCGCAATCGTTGTCGATGCGTCAATCGTATGCGTTGGCCGATGCCATCGCGGCCCTGGTCTACAAAATCGACAAGCGTCATCGACAGGTGGCGATGGAAAATCTTGAGCACGCGTTCGGAGATACCTACACCGACGAACAACGCGATCAGATCGTCCGAGGGGTCTATCGGCACTTCCTCCGCATGGTCATGGAAATGCTGCATATCCCCAAGCGCTTGCACCTGACCACCTGGCGCAAGTTCATCACCCTCAAGGGGCACGAGCCGGTCATCGAACGCTTGCTCAAGGGGGGGCCGATGATCATGCTCACCGGCCATTATGGGAACTGGGAGATGGCCGGCTACATGTTCGGCGCCTTCGGCTTCCCGCCGCATTCGGTGGCCCGGGTGCTCGATAACCCGTACCTGGAGCGCTACTTGAAGGAGTTCCGCGAGCAGACCGGGCAGAAGATGATCGCCAAGCGCGGCGGCTCTGACGAGATGCTCGACGTCCTCCAATCCGGCGGCCTCCTCTCCATGCTCGGCGACCAGGACGCCGGGCCGAAGGGCCTCTTCGTCGACTTCTTCGGCCGGCCCGCCTCCACCTTCAAGGCCATCGCCCTGCTCGCCATCGAGTTCAACGCCCCCATCGTCGTCGGCGGCGCGCGGCGGATCGGAGACGACTTCCAGTACCTCGTCGAGGTCGAGGAGATCATCGACGTCAACGCCGAAAATTCCTCCCCCGACCTCATCCCCGAACTCACCCAGCGCTACACCGCCGCCCTCGAACGCATGGTCCGACGCGACCCGACCCAGTACCTCTGGCTCCACCGCCGCTGGAAGAACCAGCCTCGGGCGAAACGATCGAAGGCAGCCGCGTAA
- a CDS encoding CPBP family intramembrane glutamic endopeptidase, protein MPIDAMDLDLPMRSAWILLGMAGLVFLAIMVAWAIAIERIWSGRPVIPTRSGDPVPWGGPQVFACFFLWQVATLAAASVLRARRGADAEPNLIDAMGAVALINLAVLIVLPALLSRWNKARAIDFGLARNRVGRDVMLGVLTAIFCLPLVYSVQFMAILVWPPTAHPLQEMLFEERSPWVMVLAFFSAVIFAPAAEELLFRGILQGWLEKRFGVTRTAIAQAEITDPTMIELQPGLDPRVANLTALVVPAAIFALVHFGQWPAPLPLFVLAIGLGLLYRRTKSIVAPIAAHATFNGLSTVAMIVVVSMLPKVDPDVVPMPGEPGVSAPEGEAVEPEAESIQTGESAESAARPTRQSHPNVESV, encoded by the coding sequence ATGCCGATCGACGCGATGGATCTCGACCTCCCGATGCGCTCGGCCTGGATCTTGCTCGGGATGGCCGGACTGGTGTTCCTGGCCATCATGGTGGCCTGGGCCATTGCGATCGAGCGGATCTGGAGCGGCCGGCCCGTGATTCCGACCCGATCGGGAGACCCGGTTCCCTGGGGAGGTCCCCAGGTGTTCGCGTGCTTTTTCCTTTGGCAGGTTGCCACGCTGGCCGCGGCCAGCGTCCTGCGGGCCCGTCGGGGAGCAGACGCCGAGCCGAACCTGATCGACGCCATGGGCGCGGTCGCGCTGATCAACCTGGCTGTCCTGATCGTCCTTCCGGCGTTACTCTCGCGCTGGAACAAGGCCCGAGCCATCGACTTCGGGCTCGCCCGGAATCGGGTCGGCCGGGATGTGATGCTGGGGGTGCTCACGGCGATCTTCTGTTTGCCGCTGGTCTATTCCGTGCAGTTCATGGCGATTCTCGTCTGGCCGCCGACCGCTCATCCGCTTCAGGAAATGCTGTTCGAAGAACGCTCTCCGTGGGTGATGGTCCTGGCCTTTTTCTCGGCCGTGATCTTCGCTCCGGCGGCGGAGGAGTTGCTGTTCCGCGGGATCTTGCAGGGATGGCTCGAAAAGCGGTTCGGCGTGACACGAACGGCGATCGCCCAGGCCGAGATTACGGACCCGACCATGATCGAGTTGCAGCCGGGACTCGATCCGCGCGTGGCCAATCTGACGGCCCTGGTGGTTCCAGCCGCGATCTTCGCGCTCGTTCATTTTGGGCAATGGCCCGCGCCGTTGCCGCTGTTCGTGCTGGCGATCGGACTGGGCTTGCTGTACCGAAGAACCAAGAGCATCGTCGCTCCGATTGCCGCGCATGCGACCTTCAACGGCCTGAGTACGGTGGCGATGATTGTCGTCGTGTCGATGCTTCCGAAGGTCGACCCGGACGTCGTGCCGATGCCCGGTGAACCAGGGGTGTCGGCTCCGGAAGGAGAGGCGGTTGAGCCGGAGGCCGAGTCGATCCAAACCGGAGAATCGGCTGAGTCGGCCGCTCGCCCCACCCGTCAATCGCATCCAAATGTTGAATCGGTGTGA
- a CDS encoding Gfo/Idh/MocA family protein, with product MAEHGIGFVGCGMIAEFHTKAINEIPNARVVAAFDPVRERAEKIVGMAEGGDVAVFDNLDAMLAHPGVTVVSVCTPSGAHMDPAVAAAKAGKHVVVEKPLEITLPRCDAIIEACDASGVRLCTIFPSRYSSANGRLKEAIELGRFGRLTLGDTYIKWWRTQEYYDSGGWRGTWALDGGGALMNQSIHNIDLLIWMMGEIETVTALAATLAHERIEVEDTVVAAIRFKNGALGVIEAATSAYPGLSKRIEIHGDRGSARIEQDDITLWEFQEKVPSDNDILAAMARAGATGGGADPRAISHAGHRDQLADFLAAIDENRPPFVDGREGRKSVEVIRAIYKSAAEGGKPVTLPLHDA from the coding sequence ATGGCCGAACACGGAATAGGATTCGTCGGCTGCGGCATGATCGCCGAGTTCCACACCAAGGCGATCAACGAGATCCCGAACGCCCGCGTCGTGGCCGCCTTCGACCCGGTCCGCGAGCGGGCCGAGAAGATCGTCGGCATGGCCGAGGGGGGAGACGTGGCCGTCTTCGACAACCTCGACGCCATGCTCGCCCACCCCGGCGTCACCGTCGTCAGCGTCTGCACGCCGAGCGGCGCCCACATGGACCCCGCCGTCGCCGCGGCGAAGGCCGGCAAGCACGTCGTCGTGGAAAAGCCCCTGGAAATCACGCTGCCCCGTTGCGACGCGATCATCGAGGCCTGCGACGCCAGCGGCGTCCGCCTCTGCACGATTTTCCCCTCGCGCTATTCGTCCGCCAACGGACGCCTGAAGGAAGCGATCGAGCTGGGCCGCTTCGGCCGGTTGACCCTTGGCGACACCTACATCAAGTGGTGGCGAACCCAGGAATACTACGACTCCGGCGGCTGGCGCGGCACCTGGGCCCTCGACGGCGGCGGGGCGCTCATGAATCAGTCGATCCACAACATCGACCTGCTCATCTGGATGATGGGCGAGATCGAGACCGTCACCGCCCTGGCCGCCACCCTCGCCCACGAGCGGATCGAGGTCGAGGACACCGTCGTCGCCGCCATCCGCTTCAAAAACGGCGCCCTCGGCGTCATCGAGGCCGCCACCAGCGCCTACCCCGGCCTCTCCAAGCGCATCGAGATCCACGGCGACCGCGGTTCGGCCCGGATCGAGCAGGACGACATCACTCTCTGGGAGTTCCAGGAAAAGGTCCCCAGCGACAACGACATCCTCGCCGCCATGGCCAGGGCCGGCGCCACCGGCGGCGGGGCCGACCCCCGCGCCATCTCCCACGCCGGCCACCGCGACCAGCTCGCCGACTTCCTCGCCGCCATCGACGAAAACCGCCCCCCCTTCGTCGACGGCCGCGAAGGCCGCAAGTCCGTCGAGGTCATCCGCGCCATCTACAAATCCGCCGCCGAAGGGGGCAAGCCGGTGACCTTGCCTCTCCACGACGCGTGA
- the tyrS gene encoding tyrosine--tRNA ligase: MLPAAEQLELLRRGIDAITPEPDFVKMLDHSVRTGTPLRVKYGIDPTGIDVHLGHTVPLRKLRQFQDLGHTAVIIIGNYTALVGDPSGRDETRATLTEAQVEANAKDYLEQVGKIIDLDRAEVHRNGDWFSKWSFLDVLDLCRRMTLGQISARDDFSKRIAAEKPVYLHECLYPLMQGWDSVEIRADVELGGTEQLFSLLVARDLQQARGQRPQVAITLPILVGTDGHRRMGKSLGNYIGVAEPPETQFGKVMSIPDEPMRQFFTLLTNLPMTEVDRLLAPEVNPRDAKEALGRAIVTQYYGPEAAEAAATAFRRRAAGEDPEEIPEVTLPRDQLDAEGKIPLPRLIVALKLESSTSNARRVIEGGGVTLGPDRSVANDPKQAIAVEDGLIVRVGKRKIARVKLS, translated from the coding sequence ATGCTTCCTGCCGCCGAGCAACTCGAACTCCTCCGCCGGGGGATCGACGCGATCACCCCCGAGCCCGACTTCGTGAAGATGCTGGACCACTCGGTCCGCACCGGAACCCCCTTGCGCGTCAAGTACGGCATCGACCCGACCGGCATCGACGTTCACCTCGGCCACACGGTCCCATTGCGCAAGCTCCGGCAATTTCAGGACCTCGGCCACACCGCCGTCATCATCATCGGCAACTATACCGCGCTCGTGGGCGACCCCTCCGGCCGCGACGAGACCCGAGCCACCCTGACCGAGGCCCAGGTCGAAGCCAACGCCAAGGACTACCTCGAACAGGTCGGTAAGATCATCGATCTTGACCGCGCCGAGGTCCACCGCAACGGCGACTGGTTCTCGAAGTGGTCGTTTCTTGACGTCCTCGACCTCTGCCGCCGCATGACCCTCGGCCAGATCTCTGCCCGAGACGATTTCTCCAAGCGCATCGCCGCCGAGAAACCCGTCTATCTCCACGAATGCCTCTACCCCTTGATGCAGGGGTGGGACTCGGTCGAGATCCGGGCCGATGTCGAGCTGGGCGGCACCGAGCAGCTTTTTAGCCTGCTCGTCGCCCGAGACCTCCAACAGGCTCGCGGCCAGCGCCCGCAGGTGGCCATCACCCTGCCGATCCTCGTCGGCACCGACGGCCACCGTCGCATGGGCAAGAGCCTCGGCAATTACATCGGCGTGGCCGAGCCCCCCGAGACGCAGTTCGGCAAGGTCATGAGCATCCCCGACGAGCCGATGCGCCAGTTCTTCACCCTCCTGACCAACCTGCCGATGACCGAGGTCGATCGCCTCCTCGCTCCCGAGGTCAACCCCCGCGACGCCAAGGAGGCCCTCGGCAGGGCGATCGTCACCCAGTACTACGGCCCTGAGGCCGCCGAGGCCGCTGCCACCGCCTTCCGTCGCCGCGCTGCCGGAGAAGACCCGGAAGAGATCCCTGAAGTGACGCTCCCCCGCGATCAGCTCGATGCCGAGGGGAAGATTCCGCTTCCCCGTCTCATCGTCGCGCTGAAACTCGAATCGAGCACCTCGAACGCTCGCCGGGTCATCGAAGGTGGCGGCGTGACCCTTGGCCCCGACCGCTCCGTTGCCAACGATCCGAAGCAAGCCATCGCCGTCGAGGACGGGTTGATCGTCCGCGTCGGCAAGCGGAAGATTGCCCGGGTGAAGCTCTCTTAA
- a CDS encoding NAD(P)-dependent methylenetetrahydromethanopterin dehydrogenase: MKTILLQLDTDPQPSVFDAVVAVDAGVDHLFRHGNVTPVQVRDLVYGGLFTRGPQDLKQTALFIGGTDVARAEALLNAAKDAFFGPFRVSVLLDPNGANTTAAAAVLSAKAGLGGSLDGVKAAVLAATGPVGQRVARLLARQGAEVIVSSRRMDRAEAVAQAIGEATGAALTPLAGVDADAMAEGLDGCQLIVSAGSTGVTLLPKSVRSTLSDLRAMIDLNAVPPLGIEGIEVHDRDTNRDGVRTWGAIGVGGLKMKIHAKAIRELFLANDRILDAEEVFAIGEALD, from the coding sequence ATGAAGACCATCCTCTTGCAGCTCGATACCGACCCGCAGCCGAGTGTCTTCGACGCGGTCGTGGCCGTGGATGCCGGGGTCGATCACCTGTTTCGGCACGGCAACGTGACGCCGGTGCAGGTCCGCGACCTCGTCTATGGCGGGCTGTTCACGAGAGGTCCGCAAGACCTGAAACAGACGGCCCTCTTCATCGGTGGAACAGACGTGGCACGGGCCGAGGCGCTGCTGAACGCGGCCAAGGACGCCTTTTTCGGTCCCTTCCGCGTCTCGGTTTTGCTCGACCCGAACGGAGCCAACACGACCGCCGCGGCAGCGGTGCTCTCGGCCAAGGCGGGGCTGGGGGGATCGCTCGACGGAGTGAAGGCGGCAGTGCTGGCGGCAACGGGGCCGGTCGGCCAGCGGGTGGCCCGGTTACTCGCCCGGCAAGGGGCTGAGGTCATCGTCTCGTCTCGGCGAATGGATCGGGCCGAAGCGGTGGCCCAGGCGATCGGAGAGGCAACCGGAGCGGCGCTGACTCCCCTGGCCGGAGTCGATGCTGACGCGATGGCCGAGGGGCTCGATGGCTGTCAGTTGATCGTCTCCGCCGGTTCCACGGGGGTGACGCTCTTGCCGAAGTCGGTTCGATCGACCCTGTCCGACCTGCGGGCCATGATCGACCTGAACGCCGTCCCTCCGCTGGGGATCGAAGGGATCGAGGTTCACGACCGCGACACCAACCGCGACGGTGTTCGGACGTGGGGCGCAATCGGCGTGGGCGGCCTGAAGATGAAAATTCACGCGAAGGCGATTCGAGAGCTGTTCCTGGCCAACGACCGGATTCTCGACGCCGAGGAGGTCTTCGCGATTGGCGAGGCCCTCGACTGA
- a CDS encoding ComEC/Rec2 family competence protein — MIATCLRIACLVVSFSMLLPVGAMGQGGQAQGLDIYFVDVLGGAATLIVTPERESILIDSGWPGFDDRDPKRIVHVLKDVAGLDRLDHLVTTHWHTDHYGGVEGLARLIPIGRYWDRGLPSDELDGLDFPDGPKDDNPLLVAYLKAAQGNRTVLKPGDSLPLAGEVSAVVLASGGKVLGCCEGGEGAGSPQCDDLPADKAEDNSDNARSIALVVRLGAFDFLDCGDLTWNIERQLVCPVDQIQATDDRENDDQGVDVYQVTHHGLESSNHPTLIRTIQPTVTVMNNGPRKGGSASVVHLLRSIPSIQANYQMHRNVTTGPDDNTDPALIANVDPEGGQFLHIHVEPDGSAYSIRIGTDGEVRTFESR, encoded by the coding sequence ATGATCGCCACTTGCTTGCGGATTGCGTGTCTGGTCGTCTCGTTCTCGATGCTTCTCCCTGTTGGAGCGATGGGGCAGGGGGGGCAGGCCCAGGGGCTCGACATTTACTTCGTGGACGTGCTCGGCGGTGCGGCCACCTTGATCGTCACGCCGGAACGCGAGTCGATCTTGATTGACTCGGGTTGGCCGGGGTTCGACGATCGTGACCCGAAGCGGATTGTGCATGTCTTGAAGGACGTTGCCGGGCTCGATCGGCTCGATCATCTGGTGACGACGCACTGGCACACCGACCATTACGGCGGGGTCGAGGGGCTGGCAAGGCTGATACCGATTGGCCGCTACTGGGATCGCGGCTTGCCGTCGGACGAGCTGGACGGGCTCGATTTCCCGGACGGGCCGAAGGATGACAATCCGTTGCTTGTGGCGTATCTGAAGGCCGCTCAGGGGAACCGTACGGTCTTGAAGCCGGGCGATTCGTTGCCGCTGGCCGGCGAGGTGTCGGCCGTCGTGCTGGCGTCGGGCGGGAAGGTGCTGGGCTGCTGCGAGGGAGGCGAAGGGGCCGGGAGTCCTCAGTGCGACGACCTGCCCGCCGACAAGGCCGAGGACAACTCGGACAATGCCCGAAGCATCGCGTTGGTCGTTCGCCTCGGGGCGTTTGACTTCCTCGATTGCGGCGATCTGACGTGGAATATTGAGCGGCAACTGGTCTGCCCGGTCGATCAGATTCAAGCGACCGACGATCGTGAGAACGACGATCAGGGGGTCGACGTGTACCAGGTCACGCATCACGGGCTGGAATCGTCAAATCATCCGACCTTGATTCGAACGATTCAGCCCACAGTGACCGTCATGAACAACGGTCCGCGCAAAGGGGGGTCGGCGTCGGTCGTGCACTTGTTACGGTCGATCCCGAGCATCCAGGCCAACTACCAGATGCACCGGAACGTGACCACCGGCCCCGACGACAACACCGATCCGGCCCTGATTGCCAACGTTGACCCCGAGGGAGGCCAGTTCCTTCACATCCATGTGGAGCCGGACGGCTCGGCCTATTCCATCCGGATCGGGACAGACGGAGAGGTGAGAACGTTCGAATCCAGGTAA
- a CDS encoding type II toxin-antitoxin system HicB family antitoxin, with protein MSTNPRYEIILSWSDADQAFIAEVPKLPGCAADGLSYREALDAVEVVIAQWIETAKELGRLIPKPWGRLIFA; from the coding sequence ATGAGCACGAATCCACGCTATGAAATCATTCTCTCTTGGAGCGATGCAGACCAGGCGTTCATCGCCGAGGTCCCCAAACTCCCTGGATGTGCCGCGGACGGCCTTTCCTATCGAGAAGCGCTCGACGCAGTTGAGGTGGTGATCGCTCAATGGATCGAGACGGCGAAGGAACTCGGCAGGCTGATTCCAAAACCTTGGGGTCGTTTAATATTCGCTTGA
- a CDS encoding DUF1464 family protein, producing MPRVVGTDPGTGSLDLLLLVDGEVADQVRLPPRATPALLIEQLDRWQPLDLIAGPSGYGLPLVRAAEVTARDLRLMTLVRPDERGRSLGVGGFSGWLDALVTSDLPVVFLPGGIHLPTIPAHRKLLTVDRGTADKVAVAALALRRDAEGRGRPPSESTFAVVEIGSAFSAILVIENGALVDASAGSAGPIGVRSSGLWDGEAAYWLGPLSKQDLFRGGLDDLGPIGLGAFLESLRKHLSGLRDLTAFDRIYLSGSAATRPDLASGVQETLARFGRVVALDTLPGAWVKHAAQGAALLADGLAGGRHADLVDSLRLREASGTALDGLACFDAEIP from the coding sequence ATGCCTCGCGTCGTCGGGACCGACCCGGGGACCGGGAGTCTTGACCTGCTCTTGCTGGTCGATGGAGAGGTGGCCGATCAGGTCCGCCTCCCTCCCAGAGCCACACCGGCGTTGTTGATCGAGCAGCTTGACCGCTGGCAACCGCTCGACCTGATCGCGGGGCCTTCGGGCTACGGCTTGCCACTGGTCCGAGCGGCGGAGGTGACCGCAAGAGACCTGCGATTGATGACCCTGGTGCGACCGGACGAGCGCGGCCGATCGCTCGGCGTGGGAGGCTTTTCGGGCTGGCTCGATGCGCTGGTGACGTCGGACCTGCCGGTCGTCTTTCTGCCGGGGGGGATTCATCTGCCGACGATCCCCGCGCACCGGAAGCTCTTGACCGTCGATCGCGGTACGGCCGACAAGGTGGCGGTCGCCGCGCTGGCGTTGCGCAGGGACGCCGAGGGCAGGGGCCGTCCGCCTTCGGAATCGACCTTCGCCGTGGTCGAGATCGGCTCGGCGTTTTCGGCAATTCTTGTCATTGAGAACGGCGCACTCGTCGATGCCTCGGCCGGTTCGGCTGGGCCGATCGGGGTGCGATCTTCGGGCCTTTGGGATGGTGAGGCGGCCTACTGGCTTGGCCCGCTGTCGAAGCAGGACCTTTTTCGAGGAGGGCTCGACGACCTGGGGCCGATCGGTCTTGGGGCATTCCTGGAATCGTTGCGCAAGCATCTTTCTGGGTTACGTGATCTGACGGCGTTTGACCGGATTTACCTGTCCGGTTCCGCCGCGACCCGACCTGATCTTGCCTCGGGAGTACAGGAAACGCTGGCACGTTTCGGTCGGGTTGTGGCGCTGGACACCCTGCCCGGTGCCTGGGTGAAACATGCGGCGCAGGGGGCGGCGCTGCTGGCCGACGGTCTGGCCGGGGGCCGCCATGCCGACCTGGTGGACTCGCTCCGTCTCCGGGAGGCGTCGGGGACGGCGTTGGATGGTCTCGCATGCTTTGATGCTGAGATCCCTTGA